GCATCATGGCACTATTATGAGGGgaacagagaaaaaaaatggagaaaacaTGCAATCGTGACCGTCCACCTCTCAGATTCAGACATTTGCTTTGCGAGGATAAGTGATTCTGAAAAAAGCTATGGATATATAGTATATTTGAGAATGTATTGTTTAATTATGAGAAAATCTCATATGACTTATGAGTAGCGTCTGTGCCTGAAAATTGATCTTGAGAGAAATACAAACTAATCTAAGTATGCTATATGAGAATAGCTCTTGTGAAGGGAGAagtgatttaaaatatttcaacatGAAAACAAAGATGCCGTCATAACTCTCTTTTCTTCTATCCCCTCTATGTTTCTCTGAAACTCTAATCCTATGTGAGGTGACACAAAGTTAACAAAGCAGACTAGCAGAGTATTTTCGGACAAACACATGCACTAGCCTTGACAACCAAGGCACTATTGAGGCTAAGGACTATATGGTAGTGGAAACGATTCAGTCAGGACAATCCTAAATTCACACAATCAAGAAATCTGCACCGACGAATTCATGTTAAGGGTTAACAGCGACTTCAAACACTTTCATATAAGTTCATGGCCTATTTTGGCTGCTACAAAATTGAAAGGTTATAAAATTAATGGAAAAGccatatttttataaaaaaaaaagttagttgtATCCTCTAAAATCTAAATACAACTTACACTGTGATAGGAGTTTCTTTGAAATATGCACTGATTTAGTATTTTTCAATACAAATTACACCATTTGTGTAAATAGAGCTCTAAATCTAAATGAGAAAAGGTAGAAATTCAACGAAGTCATGAAAATGATGgggttgaaagttgaaagagCTAATACTTGGCTGACACTTTCTCAAGTCAAGCCTATCCACCTTTTAAAAGCAATGGCTGCTTCCCTTTTGTTTAGCTGAGATTCTGTCTGAAATTTGGGAGCCTTGCCTTTGTAAAGTGTTTTATGATATTTCAAGAATAGCATTCTGTACTTGTACTTGTCAATGAACATTTTCCCCTTTTCCATCATGGACACGACTTCATTGGCTCGAGTGAAGAATCCACCCCTCACAAATGTATACAGCACAGAATCTAGAAGTTCCTGATCAAACTTCATGGAGGATGACGAAGAAGCAAGAGATTTCATCTCACCCCACAGCTCGGTTACCTCCAGATATTTGCCTCCAATGGCAGCATACCCAGTGACCATCGAATGGAAAGTTTGTGCATTGGGTGAGTGGCCTAagcttctcatcttcttcagagcCTTTTCTGCATCTTGCATTAGTCTCTTCTTACAAAAAAAGTGGATCACGTTATTCCAATCATGAACCCCACAATCCACACTCTGTCCTTCCTTGATTTCATGCAATAGCTTTGTCATCAGGGTGGCTTCATCTGTTTCAGCACCACTTTTAGTTAGCATGCCAGGGTTCTGTCGACTAACTTTCGGAATCTTTGCCTCTTTCATCTCTTGAAATAGTTTGAGTGCTCCCTTTGTATCTTCCTGGAGCACCCTGGATTGGATCATTGCCTCATAAGAGCTTGAGTCAAGCTGGATACCGGCCTTCCTAGCGTCTCTCAAAAGCGATGCGACATCCGCAGCCCTGTTTGCTTGACAATATGCTTTCAAGAGAGAAGCATATACAGATGAGCCAGTTCTAACTCCAGCTAGACGCATCTCGTCAAGGAGATCATGTGCTTGATCCAACCATCCAAGTGAGATGCACGAATTAATAACATGAACCAAGGCTGAATTGTCATTGGAAAATGGGGAATCTTCTCTCTCTGCCTTGAGAAGAAACACTGCCAAATCCTTGGTCTTGTTGGCCTCTAGAAAAGCTTTAACTAATTTTACATATATTGTTTCAGTGGGTTGCAGAATACCATGTTTGGTTGTAATCAAATCAACATGTTTCTGCAGCTTAGCTAATAAAGAACCAAGCACAGCATTTGACTCTGCTTCAAGCTGTAAGAAGTTTCGATCTTTCAAGAACTCCTCATAAGATGAAAAAGCAGATCTTATTGGCTGGTTATTTTCTAAACTACCCATAACCTCACTGTTGCTCAAACTATGCACAGAAGCTGGTCCAGGAAAATAGTTATGATCAAGTTTTGCTGCACCATTAATAAATTTGGCAGCGGCAAGTGAATTTCTTGCTTGCTTTGCTTTCCCAAGCATTTCTAAAACCATGTTCGATGCAGAATCTAGATCCCCAAATTTCAAATGGCATGTGAGCAAACAATTGTAGAACTGTCGGAACTGTATATCAGTTAGATTTGGAGCGTCCTCTATGTGCCTTTGCAGCTTCTTAAGCTCTTCTCTTCGCCCATTTCTCTCATATATGCGTGCCATTGTTACTAGTAAGTTTGAATCCGCTTTGACGCCGATTCGAGGCATCATATCAAGAAGTTGCTCTGCCTTTCTAGATGTATCAAATAAGAGACAACCTGCCAACGCAATGTTAAAAGCAGCCGTGTTTGGCTTCATAGCTATCAAAGGTGCATTGCTCTTTTTACGCGGATCAACTCTGTTGTTTTGGAACATATAACCTATTTCAAGGATCAACTCAGCAGCAAGGTAACTT
This is a stretch of genomic DNA from Lotus japonicus ecotype B-129 chromosome 1, LjGifu_v1.2. It encodes these proteins:
- the LOC130730604 gene encoding pentatricopeptide repeat-containing protein At1g03100, mitochondrial — translated: MLAIRKVKTGPDLAFVLRFMVATCNYGNARVSNNRSLQSVVKSVSPSLANSRAHALLQGLYFSSMAERILVQAQDPAKVSLEIENAIDENQLDYSWKLFEQHMHMDGFPRKSVFNKLVTSYVESLDTQWLRKAYELEERAIEEGKHDLLEKEVLIYLSLGLAKAGLPVLASTILRKMIGMGHFPRVTAWSAVLANMSQTADGSYLAAELILEIGYMFQNNRVDPRKKSNAPLIAMKPNTAAFNIALAGCLLFDTSRKAEQLLDMMPRIGVKADSNLLVTMARIYERNGRREELKKLQRHIEDAPNLTDIQFRQFYNCLLTCHLKFGDLDSASNMVLEMLGKAKQARNSLAAAKFINGAAKLDHNYFPGPASVHSLSNSEVMGSLENNQPIRSAFSSYEEFLKDRNFLQLEAESNAVLGSLLAKLQKHVDLITTKHGILQPTETIYVKLVKAFLEANKTKDLAVFLLKAEREDSPFSNDNSALVHVINSCISLGWLDQAHDLLDEMRLAGVRTGSSVYASLLKAYCQANRAADVASLLRDARKAGIQLDSSSYEAMIQSRVLQEDTKGALKLFQEMKEAKIPKVSRQNPGMLTKSGAETDEATLMTKLLHEIKEGQSVDCGVHDWNNVIHFFCKKRLMQDAEKALKKMRSLGHSPNAQTFHSMVTGYAAIGGKYLEVTELWGEMKSLASSSSSMKFDQELLDSVLYTFVRGGFFTRANEVVSMMEKGKMFIDKYKYRMLFLKYHKTLYKGKAPKFQTESQLNKREAAIAFKRWIGLT